One Carassius auratus strain Wakin chromosome 3, ASM336829v1, whole genome shotgun sequence genomic region harbors:
- the LOC113054134 gene encoding LOW QUALITY PROTEIN: interferon-induced very large GTPase 1-like (The sequence of the model RefSeq protein was modified relative to this genomic sequence to represent the inferred CDS: inserted 1 base in 1 codon), with the protein MWQSGWEADVFKELHKATNITLLATKATVQGIGKTLANLVVLECNLWLSLTEISCIWAKNKHCGTSEDSSDQHLHQELLNKTETLFHRLLLKDRHHKLRAADFLQLTAHSLHSHESCAEEELIQTFIQKLLITDYRARYIKTKGNNEEVHNAQTSYDSFKEVADSDDLFHNLWSVSNGETGQYERIHPMDVQMAVFHCADGFLKQLMVTKLSQCQYALPLLVPDPVTQQIEFPLWTFRQINKSWKMRNTNNEINSQTQPIYKAETPMVFFFRFGSVSSSKSQLMNSLINEKHNTFFHRNCPGSSKNRVLLDGMVEITWFCPSGKNTDKFTECVAFCNLHGDAGDHEKQLQILTEMSSVNVVLLPQLDRNDKNAAKILNXVREQKPLICLFTEDDSILKLMQKGKYKIGLKDRNQSEVSEELRRAIKDCLSESSSTFRLEDVSKHSDIRVDEEDDDDCRRGREAAQKMMSLLEKKELREIKESFLPHQGKLWHQWSQKNKELHQAQGNELEMDICRKQKEMKNIREMQHKTDISEFIKFFIKEINSDTGHKMFFIKWFGILMYDYTSADLFVLHHKYYETWSTVLKLKEKNKLEELTLKQTELERISEDLQAACFGLEHIMREIGQIYESCSSVKKNKKDLQVHFSSLPSLAAEMMISGFPLELMDGDAAHVPVIWISAVLDQLVQKLGDQRVFVLSVLGLQSSGKSTMLNAMFGLQFAVSAGRCTRGAFMQLIRVSDEMKTQMNFDYILVVDTEGLHALELSGRSASHHDNELATFVVGLANLTLINIFGENPSEIQEILQIVVQALMRMKKVRLNPSCVFVHQNVSDVTAGEKNTEGRRRLQKKLDEMTKIVAKDEVFDAECFSDVIRFDVQNDVKYFAHLWEGSPPMAPPNPNYCENIQELKKIILSHASRSHGMMVQHLKLCIKDLWEAIKNERFVFSFRNSLEISAYRKLETKYSKWSWSLRSAMMETETKLHNKIKNEAVNEVEETDLQIELRKTSEEVEKSMSEFFEKDKDKDILIQWKTSFEIKIKELQENIVRETKMKLDKANNAETLKKPTEAKRTDHENTLYEKSKELALKLKANDEETLKKEFDLFWAQTVDEIISDTPPINDIDIMRDVTKILSDIYEGHLPADQFKEDIDIFTVPGFSKYVFKKSTKRGFKGWVMGAWRRFIKIFGFSKTLSPEKEAQIRSLVSDVDQQTDQMIQSFNISETGYNISCTQNIIDYINKRVTEHQEGEVKYEFKDEFFIDLVLSICKKANKKLTDQHIIFKETTFSQKREEYYSIFQTYCHVATSVEIFGEIICQKLKEPIEQSVYKKTARDLTDEMRTNCESMNGNRSNLEKHILKTLAEEEDFVKYMDYLNYPRLHFKSFIRDEVNHYITDKFSLSVLPKMKENIKLLQQKIMKAAHESTEHVQVNSGDVGLWLKSFTQQLSEELIFSEKDLSGVKHDDVEDFRLLEEVIRQELSAIISDISSRFNTNTFPVKLENTFRPDELLTDHFCQCCWVQCPFCGATCTNTVGNHHGDHSAPFHRSIGLNGIYTSNLSTNICSSAVASNNLYFYPNDSDDKVPWRDYRRAGGVYADWSITPDLSELPYWKWFVCRFKKEMEKYYKKTFEGYAEIPDEWRQYSKQEAIESLNKYL; encoded by the exons ATGTGGCAGTCTGGCTGGGAAGCTGATGTCTTCAAGGAGCTGCACAAAGCAACAAACATCACTCTACTCGCTACCAAGGCAACTGTGCAGGGGATCGGCAAGACGTTGGCCAACTTGGTGGTGTTGGAATGCAACCTTTGGCTGAGTTTAACGGAGATCAGCTGTATATGG GCAAAGAACAAGCACTGTGGAACATCAGAAGACAGTTCAGATCAACACCTACATCAGGAACTGTTGAATAAAACAGAGACTCTATTTCACAGACTTCTTCTGAAAGACAGACATCACAAACTGAGAGCTGCAGATTTTCTTCAGTTAACTGCACATTCATTACACTCCCATGAGTCTTGTGCTGAAGAAGAGCTGATTCAGACGTTCATACAAAAACTACTGATAACGGACTACAGAGCaagatatattaaaactaaaggCAACAACGAGGAAGTTCACAATGCTCAAACCAGTTATGATTCATTTAAAGAAGTGGCTGATTCTGATGATTTGTTTCACAATTTATGGTCAGTGTCTAATGGAGAAACAGGTCAGTATGAGAGAATTCACCCGATGGATGTTCAGATGGCAGTGTTTCATTGTGCTGATGGTTTCCTGAAGCAGCTGATGGTCACTAAACTGTCCCAGTGTCAGTACGCTCTGCCTCTGCTTGTTCCTGATCCAGTCACTCAACAGATTGAGTTTCCTCTCTGGACGTTCAGACAAATCAACAAGAGCTGGAAGATGAGAAACACCAACAATGAAATCAACAGTCAAACCCAGCCCATCTACAAGGCAGAAACTCCAATGGTGTTTTTCTTCAGGTTTGGCTCTGTGTCTTCATCCAAGTCTCAGCTGATGAACAGTCTGATCAATGAGAAACACAACACGTTCTTCCACAGGAACTGTCCCGGGAGCAGCAAAAACAGAGTCCTGTTGGATGGGATGGTGGAGATCACCTGGTTCTGCCCTTCTGGGAAAAACACAGATAAATTCACTGAGTGTGTTGCATTCTGTAATCTACACGGTGACGCAGGAGACCATGAGAAACAGCTCCAGATCCTCACTGAAATGAGCTCAGTTAATGTTGTCCTTCTACCACAACTGGACAGGAATGACAAAAATGCAGCAAAGATACTAA CTGTACGGGAACAAAAGCCACTCATTTGTCTATTTACTGAGGATGATTCAATTCTCAAGTTGATgcaaaaaggaaaatataaaattGGTCTGAAGGACAGAAATCAGTCAGAAGTATCTGAAGAACTCAGAAGAGCAATAAAGGATTGTCTCTCAGAATCATCTTCTACTTTCAGACTTGAAGATGTGTCCAAACACTCAGACATCAGAGtagatgaggaagatgatgatgactgcaggagaggaagagaagcagcacagaAGATGATGAGTTTACTGGAGAAGAAAGAACTGAGAGAAATTAAAGAATCATTTCTGCCTCATCAGGGGAAACTGTGGCATCAGTGGAGTCAGAAGAACAAAGAACTACATCAAGCTCAAGGAAATGAGCTAGAAATGGACATCTGCAGAAAACAAAAGGAGATGAAGAATATCCGTGAGATGCAGCACAAAACCGATATCAGCGAGTTTATAAAGTTCTTCATTAAAGAAATTAACTCAGATACTGGACATAAGATGTTTTTCATTAAATGGTTCGGAATACTCATGTATGACTATACATCAGCTGACTTGTTTGTTCTTCATCACAAATATTATGAAACGTGGTCAACGGTTTTAAAACTAAAAGAGAAGAATAAACTAGAAGAATTGACACTTAAACAAACTGAACTTGAGAGAATATCTGAGGATCTTCAAGCTGCATGCTTTGGTTTGGAGCACATCATGAGGGAGATCGGTCAGATCTATGAATCATGTTCATCTGTGAAGAAGAACAAGAAAGACCTGCAGGTTCACTTCTCTTCTCTCCCGAGTCTTGCAGCTGAGATGATGATCTCTGGATTTCCACTGGAGCTGATGGATGGAGATGCTGCTCATGTTCCTGTGATCTGGATCTCTGCTGTTCTAGATCAACTCGTCCAGAAACTGGGAGACCAGAGAGTCTTTGTGCTGTCAGTTTTAGGGCTTCAGAGCTCTGGGAAATCCACCATGCTGAACGCCATGTTTGGACTCCAGTTTGCCGTCAGTGCTGGGAGGTGCACCAGAGGAGCTTTCATGCAGCTGATCAGAGTCTCAGACGAGATGAAAACACAGATGAACTTTGACTATATTCTGGTTGTTGATACAGAGGGTCTTCATGCTCTAGAACTGTCTGGAAGATCAGCAAGTCATCATGACAATGAACTGGCAACATTTGTTGTTGGTCTCGCAAATCTGACCTTGATCAACATCTTTGGAGAGAACCCATCTGAGATTCAGGAGATTCTTCAGATTGTTGTTCAGGCCTTAATGAGGATGAAGAAGGTCAGACTGAAtcccagctgtgtgtttgtgcatcagaACGTCTCAGACGTCACAGCTggagagaaaaacacagagggAAGGAGACGACTGCAGAAGAAACTGGATGAGATGACAAAAATAGTTGCTAAAGATGAAGTCTTTGATGCAGAATGTTTCAGTGATGTCATTAGATTTGATGTTCAGAATGATGTAAAGTATTTCGCTCATCTCTGGGAGGGCAGCCCACCAATGGCACCACCAAACCCAAACTACTGTGAGAACATTCAAGAACTAAAGAAAATTATTCTCTCTCATGCCTCAAGATCACATGGAATGATGGTGCAACACCTAAAGCTTTGCATTAAAGATCTCTGGGAGGCTATCAAAAATGAACGATTCGTCTTCAGCTTCAGAAATTCTCTGGAGATTTCAGCTTACAGGAAACTGGAGACAAAATACAGCAAGTGGTCCTGGAGTCTGCGCAGTGCCATGATGGAAACAGAGACCAAActacacaacaaaataaaaaatgaagcagTTAATGAAGTTGAGGAAACTGATCTTCAAATAGAACTGAGGAAGACAAGTGAAGAAGTAGAAAAGTCAATGTCTGAATTCTTTGAGAAAGACAAAGATAAAGATATACTGATTCAGTGGAAAACATCATTTGAAATCAAGATCAAAGAGCTTCAGGAAAATATTGTGagagaaacaaaaatgaaatt AGACAAAGCAAATAATGCAGAAACACTGAAGAAACCGACTGAAGCTAAGAGAACGGATCATGAAAACACTCTTTACGAAAAGAGCAAAGAACTCGCCTTAAAACTCAAAGCAAATGATGAAGAAACACTGAAGAAAGAGTTTGATTTGTTTTGGGCGCAGACTGTTGATGAGATTATCTCAGACACACCTCCAATCAATGATATTGACATAATGAGAGATGTGACAAAAATCCTCAGTGACATCTATGAGGGACATCTCCCTGCTGACCAATTTAAAGAGGACATCGACATTTTCACTGTGCCAGGTTTTTCTAAATATGTTTTCAAAAAGTCCACAAAAAGGGGGTTTAAAGGGTGGGTGATGGGTGCTTGGAGAagattcataaaaatatttggattttCAAAAACTTTGTCTCCAGAGAAAGAAGCTCAAATTAGATCATTAGTCTCAGATGTTGACCAGCAGACAGACCAAATGATtcagtcatttaacatttcagaGACGGGCTACAACATCAGCTGCACTCAAAATATCatagattatataaataaaagagtAACAGAACATCAGGAAGGAGAAGTGAAATATGAGTTCAAGGATGAGTTCTTTATCGATTTGGTTCTTTCCATTTGTAAAAAAGCAAACAAGAAGCTCACCGACCAACACATCATTTTCAAGGAAACAACATTCTCTCAGAAGAGAGAAGAGTACTATAGTATTTTCCAGACATACTGTCATGTAGCAACATCAGTTGAAATTTTTGGGGAGATCATCTGTCAGAAACTGAAAGAGCCCATTGAGCAGAGCGTCTACAAGAAAACTGCCAGAGATCTGACAGATGAAATGAGAACAAACTGTGAATCAATGAATGGTAACCGATCAAATCTGGAGAAACACATCCTGAAGACACTGGCAGAAGAAGAGGATTTTGTCAAATACATGGATTACCTGAATTATCCCAGGCTTCATTTCAAGAGTTTCATCAGAGATGAAGTCAATCATTACATCACTGATAAGTTCAGTCTCAGTGTTTTACCCAAGATGAAGGAGAACATTAAACTCCTGCAGCAGAAGATCATGAAAGCAGCTCATGAATCTACTGAACATGTTCAAGTCAACAGTGGAGATGTTGGTTTGTGGTTGAAGAGTTTCACACAGCAGCTCTCAGAAGAGCTGATTTTCTCTGAGAAAGACCTCAGTGGAGTCAAACATGATGATGTTGAGGATTTCAGACTTCTAGAAGAAGTGATAAGACAAGAACTTTCTGCTATAATATCAGACATCAGCAGTAGattcaacacaaatacatttccAGTAAAGTTAGAAAACACCTTCAGACCAGATGAGCTTCTGACTGATCACTTCTGTCAGTGCTGTTGGGTTCAGTGTCCATTCTGTGGAGCCACCTGCACCAACACTGTAGGCAACCATCATGGAGATCACAGTGCTCCTTTCCATCGTAGTATTGGTCTGAATGGAATATATACATCTAACTTGTCTACTAATATCTGTTCATCAGCAGTAGCAAGCAACAATCTATATTTTTATCCCAATGACTCAGATGATAAAGTCCCATGGAGAGATTACAGAAGAGCAGGAGGAGTTTATGCAGACTGGAGCATCACCCCTGATCTCTCTGAACTGCCGTACTGGAAGTGGTTTGTGTGCAGATTcaagaaagaaatggaaaaatactacaaaaaaacatttgaaggTTATGCTGAGATACCAGATGAATGGAGACAATACTCAAAACAGGAAGCTATCGAAAGTCTGAATAAATACCTTTAG